The DNA window AAAGatcgtgcattttcatttgtagtacgcatttcacaaaattcaacagaattaattaaattatCAATTTTGGCTTTCGTACTTAAAGTTGATTGGTGTAAAGAATGTTCACACCTTCATgtaagattatcaaatcgaatgcataatatttgtacgtatttcattttaacaacatttaattacattcatttttattcatatattattcattttctaatataattttctattattttttcagGATCTATCTTCCCAAAAAAGGTAAATTTTGAATAATATACATATTCtatcatatttcaaactattgttagatagatattaattttaattgtgttggtacaattttttaacattttttaattcacccttttattttattttttcaataatgtcagCACCGTACGTAGCACGGATATTCACACTAGTGGCTATTTAACCAtcttttcatcttattgaaatGAAATCTTGTAAGTAAGGCACTTCCTTTACAATCATTTGGGAGTTTGAGTCACAATGAATAAATGGAAAACAACTGTTGATCTTTttaagagaagaaaagaaataaaatctaCTTGATTTTTGCTATTATAAGAATGTACAGAATTGTTGCTTCAAAGAACCAAAAAGGTGAAGGAAAATAGAAAAgttggcattttttttttccgccAGAACTCATGGATGGTGTCGTTGGTGCTGGTGGACCTTTACGCAATCCCATTATCCTGATCCTCTCCCAACCCAATAAGGCAAAGTAACAGCCCCCACCCCCGAATTTGCCCACTTTCCATCCGTCCATCCCTGCATCATAAATCTCTCTCAATTCATAATATTCCTTGCTCCCCCTGCTCCTCTCTTCctatttccttcttttcccACCGCCTTTTCCTCCCTCCGCGCGTATTATATGCATTCAACAGTTGTTCTTATCACATACCGTCAACACCTATACACTTCTTTCTTGCCCATCCAGCCCCCAATTCACCTCAACCCCCTGCAAAACCCAGAAGTTTTCGTTTCCCTATTTTTTGACCTGCAGAATCCTTCCGCTTaagccaaaatttttttttgggaagaaaTTTCGGTATCAAAAATCTTCTCTATGATCATGTCAAGGATTCGATTTTCATGATGCCTGCGGCCTAATTGTATATTAGTTTTCATTCACACAGaaatcttttccttttcatttataCAGAAATCATTTCTTTTCAATTAGTTTGAAAATAGTATGGGTAATATTGGAAGTACAGGCGTAAACAACCGGCGAAGAAGCGGCAGCCGGCGGAGCCACCCACCGCCGCCGCCCCCCCAGCCACCTCAACCTGAGATTACTGCCAACCGATACGTTTTTGCCGCAGCGACCCCGTACCCTCCCCAATACCCAAACCCTAATGCTCCGCATCCCTATTACCAGTACCCTGGCTACTATCCGGCACCGCCACCGGCTATGCCGGTGCCTTTACCGGCTCCATACGATCACCACCACCGCATGGACCCGCCCCATGTCAATTGGGTCAGTGGCCGTTACCCTTGCGGGCCAATGATGCAACCACCCACACCCTATGTGGAGCATCAGAAGGCGGTCACCATCCGGAACGATGTTAAtctgaagaaggaaactttgcGGATTGAGCCCGACGAGGCCAATCCTGGCAAGTATCTTGTTGCTTTCACGTTTGATGCTACGGTTGCTGGGAGGTATATTTTTATCCCATTCTTTTATGTTCTTACGTGGATTTTTATTACAATGTGCAGTCGAATTGTACAtttgagcttttttttttgtgtcctGATTTCAAAGCTTTGATTTTTCTGTTGTTTTACATTTGATTCTTGAAACTCAATAAGCTTTGGTGACTCAAATGGTCCTATGGGTTTTACACCGTTTTACTGCTTTACTGGTTTACCCCTTAGCGTGTGGATGGATCGAAATTAATTGTTTGTGCAGTTTGAAGTTTCTTGGACAGAGGTGTTGAATGGTAGTATTCAATGAGGAACCACTTGTTTGCCTCCTAACTGTTTCAGTTGCTCAGTAGTTCTTGAGATGCCCTTTACGCATAAACATATTGATTGAGGttcttttaagaaaaaaatgtggCTGGTATCGTTATAGTTCTATAGAAAAAGGTTATGCAGCGTTATCTCATTTTGATCAAGTTTCATTGTCAAGAAGAAATCTTGTAGGAACACTTGTTGATGATAGGtcatataaaattttttaatgtttaTATTTTGATCAAGCATGGGTGATTTAATACTCAGTCTGTTCGGGCCATAATGATTAATGCCAaaagttattatttttggaCGAGGACTTTTGTAAGTTGATGTTTACAGCATCATAAggaaaatatataattatatatgcGCGTGAAAGTAGTCATTTTATCTTGTTTTCTTTGttatcaattttttaaaattagaaTACTCTTCTCAGTTAATCAAATATGGCATTTCAACTAGTTTTTTTACTTATTTGgttttaattgttttactttCTTTGAATGGGATGCTTACTCCTTAATTAGAACTCTAGAAGCTTTGTCTTGTTGAAGTCTGAGTTTTCATGCTCTATGCAGCATCACCATAATTTTCTTTGCAAAAGAAGGTGAAGACTGTACTCTTACTCCAATGAAGGATAGCTTACTTCCACCAGTAACAGTGTCTTTCGAAAAGGGCTTAGCACAGAAGTTTAGACAGCCCTCTGGAACTGGCATAGACCTCTCAATGTTTGAGGAAGCAGATTTGTTGAAGGAGGGGGAGATGGGTGTTTACCCCCTAGCTGTGAAGGCAGAGGCATTTGCAGATAATCAGAGTACATCAGCGGATGGAAACACAGAGCCAGAACCTGGATCGACAAACTCTCAGATTACCCAGGCGGTGTTTGAGAAAGAGAAAGGTGAATATCAGGTCAGGGTGGTGACGCAAATCTTATGGGTCAATGGCATGAGATATGAATTGCAAGAAATATTTGGGATAGGCAATTCAGTTGACAGTGACTTCGATGGAAATGATCCTGGAAAAGAATGTGTAATATGTCTTTCAGAACCCCGAGACACTACTGTCCTTCCATGTCGACACATGGTACTCTACTATCTTCTCTTTTCTCAGTTGTTGTTTTTTGGACTTTGTGATTCATTCTTCTGGAACTCATCTTATTCACCACAATAGAGTCAGCATTCTAGTCTCATTACATGAATCTGTGTAGCTGATATAGATTGAAAAGACTGCTCATGCTTTCTTAAGTTTTATGCCTACTTGCCATATAGTGCAATAATTGAGTTAAAATTTCTGAATGCAGTGTATGTGCAACGGATGTGCCAAAGTTTTGAGGTTCCAAACAAATAGGTGCCCAATTTGCAGGCAGCCAGTTGAACGGCTTCTGGAGATTAAGGTTAGCAATGCAGCTGAGGAATGAAGACGAGTGTTCCATTGTGTAAAGTTTCTtttatctccttttcttttgtcttCTTGTCTGCACCCATGTTTTGGTTGCACCTATTTTGATATGATTTTAATCAGGCACGAAAGTGCACGAGTCTTGGATGTAATGCAAACTGAGCTCATTGCTCATAGTTTAATGGCTCCTTACTCGTAAGGTGCTTAATGATACTTCCTGCTACTCATTATTTGCTCAACTATGTACAGTATGAAGCGTGTTTTCTAGCTTTGTTACTTTACTAGCGTGATTTTTTTTCTCCTGTTGTTTCTCTGATTGAAATTCTACAACCTTTTGCAATATTTCTCCTGTTGTTTCTCTGATTGAAATTCTGTGACCTTTTGCAATATTTCTGGCTTGTCTTTATAAGTTTATTGTCATCCACCCAAGAAAACTCTCGTTGTGGTCTTTTGGTGATGGTCCTAACACTCACATTATTTACTTTAAGGTTTAGTTTGAAAACCTGCAGGCTACATGCTTTCCTATTTTTAAACAGCTTTTAGGTGTCTGCTTTTGGGCCCAATTTAATGGAATTTGGATGATTCAGCTAAAGCTCTTTGCTAAATTAGCTTAATTGCTATTGGATTGTGGTTGTGGAgtaattttctcttttaattgcAATAGTTCCAACTGTTAAGTATCTTAGTTACCTTTGACGGTTTGTTTGGCGTAGGCTTCTTGtgaaatgaaattttgtgaTCAGCTTGTGAGATATGTGAGGGGTTTGCGACTCTTTATTATGTCTTCTTCAGGAGTCCTCTGAAACCAGTGATGAATATGTATTTACTCAGCTTCATTTTGATGGAAGAATATGGTATTTGCTAATACAATAAATGAGAGCAAGGGTGGTTTTGAAATCATATGATAGGGTGGTTAGGGGAAGTTCAAAGTTGTTTTTTTTCTCGTGGATGTCCATTAATGCTGATGGAGAGAAGTTGCTCATTTTTGGTGTCAATCGCCCAACTTGTTTCTCCCCTTTTGTCgaccaaaatctggaaaaaagcAGTTCCGGGTACTGGGTGTTCAACATATATTTTAACGGTGCGGCGGTTCTTGAAATCTTATCGTGGTTCAGGGCATGTTGCTCAAAGGGGAATTATTTTGCTTTACTCAAAAATCATAAAAGTTTATGACGTCTGCGTTTACTCTCAACTTTGTCCACGACCTTAAGCCTTGTGGTAGTACAAAAAACTGGAAGTGGAAGGTCGAGGACTGGTGATGCCAGGTCTTCATTGAAAACGTTCCGGAATTGCTCCTGAAAAATTCATTCTTCACCTGAGTCAAATCTAAATCAATGACACATATAATTCCATTGGCATTTCCATTTTTAGCATTTGTGACGTGCATACAAATTTCTCATgtagtatttttctttttctttttgtaatatTGTCAGTGTAGTAGAAAATATTAATCATAAAAAACTCCTTACAACATTTCTTAGGGTTGTTAGGCCGGTCGAAGTACATTACTCAAGAaccaaccttcatttccgctcAATGCTTTGTGCGAAATTACTTTTTAAGGATGAAACTTGAATTTCTTTTCCCTcactcattttattttatttgcttgATAAAATCTTCCTTCGGGGGGGAAGGCTTGACTACTGCAAAAACAATATATAGGTTGTgtttgaattgtaattttttggagtttttttgtagaaaatgtACTGTagtgatatgatatatgtgaggtaaaaagatGGTTAAAAATGTGTTCACGAGAAATGTAGagattttttgatgaaaaatcCCTTTCCAAACAAGGCCGAGATCTTTTTACTTCGTTGTATTTCTCCCTGCTATGATAATGCTTGAAGACGTGAGGTGGCcagcttgtttggattgtgatattttgcagaaaaattttaCGTTTTTTCGTGATTTTATGAACACATTTTTTCattacaaaaatttcaaattgttacggtatatttttctacaaaaatttctaAGAATAGCAATTAAAACAGGTAGTTGACCCACACATTAAGCGCATATCACAGGTCTCTATTCTTCTTAGGTCTTCAACTATATCTGCTCAATTTACTTGGAATAAATAAATGCGCTACCTGAGTTAACACCGATGAAATGTAAACTGCTCTTATGTAAGTTTAAATAAAGATCTTAATCAGGCTCTTTGTTCCATAAGTATCTTAATCAAATTCCGAGTTTAAAATTCTGTGCTCTGTAATAATCCGATTCAGGGAGGACCCAAGTGCAAGTTATAAAATTTAGCCAAGCGGCAGTTTTGTATTAGAATAGAACCACTGAAAGAACCATAAAAAAACCAATTGTGGGATTAGGAGTTATGAGATAACCCTTTCCCTCTAAGTAAGttagtctctttttttttatgtggTCAGTTTCTTTTCCCTATGCATAAACAGCAGCTCTGCGTTTTAAATTGTCAATCCAATAACTTGTGCAAGTAAGCCCATATTTCTTTTCCGCCAATTTGGGAAACAAATTTGTTTTCGTGTAGAAATGTCCTCAGTTCAAGTTCAAGCGTGCCAGCTTACGTATAGTTGTAAgtagattatatatatatatatatatacacacactcTCTTGTAAgtaaattttttctttatataaaaaaaaaaaaa is part of the Coffea eugenioides isolate CCC68of chromosome 6, Ceug_1.0, whole genome shotgun sequence genome and encodes:
- the LOC113775554 gene encoding probable E3 ubiquitin-protein ligase LOG2; translation: MGNIGSTGVNNRRRSGSRRSHPPPPPPQPPQPEITANRYVFAAATPYPPQYPNPNAPHPYYQYPGYYPAPPPAMPVPLPAPYDHHHRMDPPHVNWVSGRYPCGPMMQPPTPYVEHQKAVTIRNDVNLKKETLRIEPDEANPGKYLVAFTFDATVAGSITIIFFAKEGEDCTLTPMKDSLLPPVTVSFEKGLAQKFRQPSGTGIDLSMFEEADLLKEGEMGVYPLAVKAEAFADNQSTSADGNTEPEPGSTNSQITQAVFEKEKGEYQVRVVTQILWVNGMRYELQEIFGIGNSVDSDFDGNDPGKECVICLSEPRDTTVLPCRHMCMCNGCAKVLRFQTNRCPICRQPVERLLEIKVSNAAEE